The proteins below come from a single Ruegeria sp. SCSIO 43209 genomic window:
- a CDS encoding type 1 glutamine amidotransferase, translating into MKIGILVTGHPPDELHEQFGEYDGMFRALLGGNGFEFQTYAVVDGEFPEDAHQADGWIITGSRHGAYEDHAWIPPLEQLIRDIQKTGNPLIGVCFGHQIIAQALGGKVEKFDGGWAVGRTDYSFGDQTVTLNAWHQDQVTKLPAGAVVTGTNDFCQNAMVTYGDTIWTVQAHPEYENDFIQGLMETRGKGVVPDALMQAAANRKDAPDDNAKIGHHMAEFLKKVRA; encoded by the coding sequence ATGAAAATCGGCATCCTTGTAACCGGCCACCCACCCGATGAATTGCATGAACAATTCGGGGAATATGATGGCATGTTTCGCGCATTACTGGGTGGGAACGGCTTTGAATTCCAAACATACGCAGTGGTCGATGGTGAGTTTCCGGAAGACGCGCATCAGGCCGACGGGTGGATCATCACCGGATCTCGTCATGGCGCATACGAAGATCACGCTTGGATTCCCCCGCTTGAACAGCTGATCCGGGATATTCAGAAGACAGGGAACCCCTTGATTGGTGTCTGCTTTGGACATCAGATCATCGCGCAAGCGCTTGGTGGAAAAGTGGAAAAGTTTGATGGTGGCTGGGCCGTAGGACGCACGGATTACAGCTTTGGCGATCAGACTGTCACCCTGAATGCTTGGCATCAGGATCAAGTGACCAAACTGCCCGCAGGTGCGGTGGTCACCGGTACGAATGACTTTTGCCAAAACGCCATGGTCACCTATGGCGATACGATCTGGACCGTGCAGGCCCATCCTGAATATGAAAATGACTTCATACAGGGCTTGATGGAGACCCGAGGCAAAGGCGTGGTTCCCGATGCGTTGATGCAGGCGGCAGCGAACCGGAAAGATGCCCCGGATGATAATGCCAAAATCGGACACCACATGGCAGAGTTCCTAAAGAAAGTGAGGGCCTGA
- a CDS encoding glutamine synthetase family protein, which translates to MADWTDQLPEAARTYFEGRRLDEVECIISDLPGIARGKAVPASKFAKQSYFHLPDSIFYQTITGDWGEAAGEDGFIERDMILKPDFSTASAAPWTGDWTLQVIHDAFDRDGEPIPFSPRNVLKRVVKMYHDKGWKPVVAPEMEFFLVAPNVDPAQGIKPMMGRSGRPAAARQAYSMTAVDEFGPVIDDIYDFAEFQGFEIDGITQEGGAGQLEINLRHGDPVKLADEVFYFKRLIREAALRHNCFATFMAKPIEDEPGSAMHIHHSIIEKETGQNIFSGPQGGETDAFYHFIAGLQNHLPAGLAVMAPYVNSYRRYVKDHAAPINLEWARDNRTTGIRVPLSGPEARRVENRIAGMDCNPYLGIALSLACGYLGLTQQERPRRQFYGDAYEGDGDIPQIMGEALDLFDEATALHEVLGPEFARVYGIVKRAEYEEFLQVISPWEREHLLMNV; encoded by the coding sequence ATGGCCGACTGGACAGATCAGCTGCCTGAGGCGGCGCGCACCTACTTTGAAGGCAGACGGCTGGATGAGGTTGAATGCATCATCTCTGACCTGCCCGGCATCGCCCGCGGCAAGGCGGTCCCGGCGTCAAAGTTTGCCAAGCAATCCTATTTTCACCTACCCGACAGCATTTTCTACCAGACCATCACAGGGGATTGGGGCGAAGCTGCAGGTGAGGACGGTTTCATTGAGCGGGACATGATCCTGAAACCCGACTTCTCAACTGCGTCGGCCGCTCCTTGGACGGGCGACTGGACCTTGCAGGTGATTCACGACGCGTTCGACAGAGATGGAGAGCCGATCCCCTTCAGCCCCCGCAATGTGCTCAAACGCGTTGTGAAGATGTATCACGACAAAGGTTGGAAGCCGGTTGTCGCCCCCGAGATGGAGTTTTTTCTTGTCGCGCCAAATGTAGACCCGGCGCAGGGTATCAAGCCGATGATGGGCCGCTCGGGCCGACCTGCGGCGGCGCGGCAGGCTTACTCGATGACAGCGGTGGATGAATTCGGGCCGGTGATCGACGACATCTACGACTTTGCCGAATTTCAGGGGTTTGAGATCGACGGGATCACGCAAGAAGGCGGTGCCGGACAACTAGAGATCAACCTGCGTCATGGCGATCCGGTGAAGCTGGCGGACGAGGTATTCTATTTCAAACGCCTGATCCGCGAAGCCGCGCTACGTCACAACTGCTTTGCTACGTTCATGGCAAAACCGATCGAAGATGAGCCGGGGTCGGCCATGCACATCCATCACTCGATCATCGAAAAAGAAACGGGACAGAACATCTTCTCCGGTCCACAAGGTGGCGAGACGGATGCGTTTTATCACTTCATCGCCGGCTTGCAGAATCACCTGCCCGCAGGGCTGGCGGTGATGGCACCGTATGTGAATTCTTATCGCCGCTACGTCAAAGACCATGCGGCCCCGATTAATCTGGAGTGGGCACGCGACAATCGCACAACTGGCATTCGCGTACCTCTGTCCGGCCCCGAGGCGCGCCGGGTCGAAAACCGCATCGCAGGCATGGACTGCAACCCCTATCTGGGCATCGCATTGTCGTTGGCCTGTGGCTATTTGGGCCTGACTCAGCAAGAGCGCCCACGCCGCCAATTCTATGGCGACGCCTATGAAGGCGACGGCGATATCCCTCAGATCATGGGTGAAGCTCTGGACCTGTTTGATGAAGCGACAGCCCTGCACGAAGTTCTGGGTCCCGAGTTCGCCCGTGTCTACGGCATCGTCAAACGTGCTGAGTACGAAGAGTTCCTGCAGGTCATTTCCCCGTGGGAACGCGAGCATCTGCTAATGAACGTCTAG
- a CDS encoding FAD-binding oxidoreductase, with protein MNLLYSNDRKAEYPPSWYAATAHTFDRHPALEGDHTANVCIVGGGYTGLSAALHLAEAGFDVVLLEAHRAGFGASGRNGGQLGSAQRLDQEDLERLVGDEDALKLWDLAEEAKDLVKSLISKHQIDCDLKPGIAVLGFNNSERAELHDHAAHLSGKYKYDQIETLDADAARGLCPSPAYAGGYLDNGAAHLHPLNYALGLARAAVRAGLRLHEDTEVLGIDQGARVTVRTEKGKITADHVILACNGYLGDLNRQVASRVMPINNFIAATEPLGAEVQKVLAKDIAVADTKFVIDYFRLSADGRLLFGGGESYGYRFPEDIAAKVRKPMTEIFPHLRNVKIDYAWGGTLGITMRRMPYLTRVAPNILSASGYSGHGVGTATHAGQLMALAIQGQAEGFDTMARVPAVPFPGGPALRTPLLILAMTWYALRDRLGI; from the coding sequence ATGAACCTGCTGTATTCTAATGACCGCAAGGCGGAGTATCCGCCTAGCTGGTATGCCGCAACGGCGCACACCTTTGACCGCCACCCAGCGCTTGAAGGCGACCATACCGCAAACGTCTGCATTGTCGGAGGCGGATACACGGGCCTTTCGGCAGCATTGCACCTGGCTGAGGCTGGGTTCGATGTTGTCCTGCTGGAAGCTCATCGCGCGGGCTTTGGGGCTTCGGGTCGCAACGGAGGCCAACTGGGCAGCGCGCAGCGTTTGGATCAAGAGGATCTTGAACGGCTTGTCGGCGATGAAGATGCGTTAAAGCTTTGGGATCTGGCCGAAGAAGCCAAGGATCTGGTCAAATCTCTGATCTCAAAACATCAGATCGATTGCGACCTGAAGCCCGGCATTGCGGTTCTGGGCTTTAACAACTCGGAGCGCGCAGAGCTACATGATCACGCGGCGCATCTGTCGGGTAAATACAAATACGACCAAATCGAAACTTTAGATGCCGATGCCGCGCGCGGGCTTTGCCCCTCACCAGCCTATGCGGGTGGGTATCTGGACAATGGTGCCGCGCACCTACACCCGTTGAACTACGCCCTCGGCCTTGCGCGCGCCGCTGTCAGAGCCGGGTTAAGACTGCATGAAGACACCGAAGTTCTTGGCATCGATCAGGGTGCTCGTGTCACTGTACGCACTGAAAAGGGCAAGATCACTGCCGATCACGTTATTCTGGCCTGCAACGGATATCTTGGAGATCTGAACCGGCAAGTTGCATCGCGCGTGATGCCCATCAACAATTTCATCGCGGCAACCGAACCTTTGGGCGCTGAAGTGCAAAAAGTTTTGGCCAAAGATATCGCCGTTGCTGACACCAAGTTCGTGATAGACTATTTCCGGCTGAGCGCCGATGGCAGGCTGCTGTTTGGAGGTGGCGAAAGTTATGGTTATCGTTTCCCCGAGGACATCGCCGCAAAAGTCCGCAAGCCGATGACCGAGATTTTCCCGCATCTGCGTAACGTCAAAATCGACTACGCATGGGGCGGAACGCTGGGCATCACCATGCGGCGCATGCCCTATTTGACCCGGGTTGCGCCAAATATCCTGTCCGCCTCGGGTTATTCTGGCCACGGCGTCGGCACCGCGACCCATGCGGGGCAACTCATGGCGTTGGCGATCCAGGGGCAGGCTGAGGGGTTCGATACCATGGCCCGCGTTCCTGCAGTGCCCTTCCCGGGTGGTCCTGCTTTGCGGACGCCGTTGCTGATACTGGCCATGACTTGGTATGCGCTGCGTGACAGGCTGGGTATCTGA